One region of Skermanella mucosa genomic DNA includes:
- a CDS encoding ABC transporter ATP-binding protein, which yields MLLRLEDITVRFGGITALTGVNLQVEDDSVVGLVGPNGAGKTTLFNVISGLVRPTGGTARFGDTDLVKGRIHERARAGIGRTFQIPQPLHELTVRENLVVAQRFGAGKSDPARIAEILDFLNLSHKADAHAATDLALSEQKALEVGKALATEPKLLMLDEVLAGLETSGKRAFMGMLARLHREWRLAMIVIEHDIETISRLCQRCVVLNFGKVIADGTPDAVFSDPEVRRSYTGTGADHA from the coding sequence ATGCTGCTGCGGCTTGAGGACATCACCGTCCGCTTCGGCGGCATCACCGCCCTGACCGGGGTCAATCTCCAGGTCGAGGACGACAGCGTCGTCGGCCTGGTCGGCCCCAACGGCGCCGGCAAGACCACCCTGTTCAACGTGATCTCCGGCCTGGTCCGCCCGACCGGGGGGACGGCCCGCTTCGGCGACACCGACCTGGTCAAGGGCAGGATCCACGAGCGCGCCCGCGCCGGCATCGGCCGCACCTTCCAGATCCCGCAGCCGCTGCACGAGTTGACGGTGCGCGAGAACCTGGTGGTCGCCCAGCGCTTCGGCGCCGGCAAGTCCGACCCGGCGCGCATCGCGGAGATCCTGGACTTCCTGAACCTGAGCCACAAGGCCGACGCCCACGCCGCCACCGACTTGGCGCTGAGCGAGCAGAAGGCGCTGGAGGTCGGCAAGGCGCTCGCCACCGAGCCTAAGCTGCTGATGTTGGACGAGGTCCTGGCCGGGCTGGAGACCAGCGGCAAGCGCGCCTTCATGGGGATGCTGGCCCGCCTGCACCGGGAGTGGCGCCTCGCCATGATCGTGATCGAGCACGACATCGAGACGATCTCCCGCCTGTGCCAGCGCTGCGTCGTGCTGAACTTCGGCAAGGTCATCGCCGACGGCACGCCGGACGCCGTGTTCAGCGACCCGGAAGTCCGCCGCAGCTACACCGGAACCGGAGCCGACCATGCCTGA